One genomic region from Curtobacterium sp. 9128 encodes:
- a CDS encoding phosphotransferase: MTIEMLWAQDDPDEVLRNRFGFANAEAVSAWVRSTIERHWGTRVGSPERVVISDSNALAWVRSGDQRLLLKWSVAPDRFERLALAAKLTAWLGALQLPVSAPMPTLSGEVQVTSDGVSMGLQRVIDGAHLNVEDADQVRGAGATLARLHNALRAYPLSNSRPEVLPVPAPLAEQIAGWVASHPSTLAVEARDVLGRLLERAPSDLPPVQIVQGDYRAANILCAEGAVVGVLDFEEIRLDHRIVELARSAVMLGTLFRDWGPVAPSVRQQFLDGYQTVHALTDTELRWWPILVLWFSLALVPPGDDPTGWGRAAIEVLHEHGAR, from the coding sequence ATGACGATCGAGATGTTGTGGGCGCAGGATGACCCGGATGAAGTGCTCCGAAACCGTTTCGGCTTTGCGAACGCGGAGGCAGTGAGCGCTTGGGTCAGGTCAACGATCGAGCGTCATTGGGGTACGCGTGTCGGATCGCCGGAGCGGGTCGTGATCAGCGACAGCAACGCTCTTGCATGGGTGCGCAGCGGCGACCAACGCCTCCTGTTGAAGTGGTCGGTAGCGCCTGACCGATTCGAACGCCTCGCGCTTGCCGCCAAGCTCACTGCTTGGCTCGGTGCGCTTCAACTCCCCGTCTCGGCACCGATGCCGACACTTTCGGGTGAGGTCCAGGTGACGAGCGACGGCGTCTCGATGGGACTGCAACGCGTCATCGACGGCGCCCACCTCAACGTCGAGGACGCCGATCAGGTTCGTGGAGCAGGAGCGACACTCGCTCGGCTGCACAACGCACTGCGTGCGTACCCCCTGAGCAACTCGCGACCCGAGGTCCTTCCGGTGCCGGCACCGCTCGCCGAGCAGATTGCAGGCTGGGTTGCTTCTCATCCGTCGACGCTGGCAGTGGAAGCCCGAGACGTTCTCGGGCGGCTGCTCGAACGAGCGCCGTCGGACCTCCCGCCCGTCCAGATCGTGCAGGGCGACTACCGCGCCGCGAACATCTTGTGCGCCGAAGGCGCTGTCGTCGGCGTTCTCGACTTCGAGGAGATTCGACTCGACCATCGGATCGTCGAGCTCGCTCGTTCAGCGGTCATGCTCGGCACGCTTTTCCGGGACTGGGGACCCGTTGCCCCGTCAGTTCGGCAGCAGTTCCTGGACGGCTACCAGACGGTCCATGCACTCACCGATACGGAACTCCGATGGTGGCCCATCCTCGTGCTCTGGTTCTCGCTCGCACTCGTGCCTCCAGGCGACGACCCCACGGGGTGGGGTCGAGCAGCAATCGAGGTACTTCACGAGCACGGAGCGAGGTAG
- a CDS encoding chemotaxis protein CheY, with product MDNQHGISPSEARGLLDTADRLSRQAHERTRWPYVTFILALGTVTSFGTLGMGLTTGSAFGLTYVGTLTALFALIVFFAVTIRGRASFARSRRWTIYIASWFVTYAAAIAVVAWVHGSVLWSGITSAAVLAVTMACASYEARR from the coding sequence ATGGATAACCAGCACGGCATCAGCCCGAGCGAGGCCCGAGGGCTGCTCGACACCGCAGACCGTCTCAGCAGACAGGCGCACGAGCGCACACGGTGGCCCTACGTCACCTTCATCCTCGCGCTCGGCACAGTGACGTCGTTCGGAACCCTGGGAATGGGACTGACCACGGGCTCAGCCTTCGGACTCACCTACGTCGGCACACTCACGGCACTCTTCGCACTCATCGTCTTCTTCGCAGTCACGATCCGTGGCCGAGCATCCTTCGCACGAAGTCGACGATGGACGATCTACATCGCCAGCTGGTTCGTCACCTACGCAGCCGCGATCGCGGTCGTCGCTTGGGTCCACGGCTCCGTGCTGTGGTCTGGGATCACGTCCGCGGCTGTCCTGGCGGTCACGATGGCCTGCGCCTCGTACGAGGCGCGACGATGA
- a CDS encoding transcriptional regulator, which produces MTTIDHSHPRHRLDTHLQNPVRFSIVAALDRATTIGFREVRDAIEVTDSALSKQVALLEAAGYVSVGKAFTGKTPRTSLTLTRQGREAWRAHLAALREIAGQA; this is translated from the coding sequence ATGACGACGATCGACCACTCGCACCCCCGTCACCGACTCGACACGCATCTGCAGAACCCCGTACGCTTCTCGATCGTCGCCGCACTCGACCGCGCAACGACCATCGGGTTCCGCGAGGTCCGGGACGCAATCGAGGTGACCGATTCAGCGCTCAGCAAGCAAGTCGCCCTTCTGGAGGCAGCCGGCTACGTGTCGGTCGGGAAGGCCTTCACGGGGAAGACGCCCCGCACGTCGCTGACACTCACCCGCCAAGGCCGGGAAGCCTGGCGAGCCCACCTCGCAGCACTCCGAGAAATCGCGGGCCAGGCCTGA
- a CDS encoding flavin reductase family protein codes for MQHTHIDPAILYFGTPVVLLSTIDANGETNTAPMSSVFWLGHTAVLGMGGRSQTAKNLLTTGECVINLPSAPLVSAVDALALTTGRDPVPAGKERVGYRQVRDKLTAAGLHGRPGDTVGAERIDECPVNLEARVVNAHTLAGQEPGDDATFLFEAAVSRVHVHDDIRAPGTTNRIDPDRWRPLIMAFQRFYGLTAELRPSKLATIDEEWYR; via the coding sequence GTGCAACACACCCACATCGATCCCGCGATCCTCTACTTCGGCACACCCGTCGTCCTCCTGAGCACCATCGATGCGAACGGCGAGACGAACACCGCCCCGATGTCGTCGGTGTTCTGGCTCGGACACACCGCCGTCCTCGGCATGGGCGGCCGATCCCAGACCGCGAAGAACCTGCTGACCACCGGCGAGTGCGTCATCAACCTGCCCTCGGCCCCGCTCGTCTCTGCAGTGGACGCCCTCGCCCTCACCACCGGACGCGACCCCGTGCCGGCAGGGAAGGAACGGGTCGGCTACCGCCAGGTCCGAGACAAGCTCACCGCAGCCGGACTGCACGGACGCCCCGGGGACACCGTCGGTGCCGAGCGGATCGACGAGTGCCCCGTGAACCTCGAAGCACGCGTCGTCAACGCGCACACGCTCGCGGGCCAGGAACCGGGCGACGACGCGACCTTCCTGTTCGAAGCCGCGGTCTCCCGCGTCCACGTGCACGACGACATCCGTGCACCCGGGACGACGAACCGCATCGACCCCGACCGGTGGCGGCCGCTCATCATGGCCTTCCAGCGCTTCTACGGCCTGACCGCCGAGCTACGCCCGTCGAAGCTCGCCACGATCGATGAGGAGTGGTACCGATGA
- a CDS encoding RHS repeat-associated core domain-containing protein, producing MTAANTLKTIKVAGVNGLPTTDLGAVSLMITIGDPNGQGQVTGRPDANDPNTLLMIYGAGVGGNTSNTSLLAVGDDGNIRIATETAQAHVQVDVTGYYTSTENGAGAGGFVPINGTRIANTVNGTGVRQGQLHGGDAITFQAAGANGIPANAAAVAVSIIVQNSGGGAGWVRPFPTDGTKGTGMLNYVSTQGISTAMSAQVAVGTGGKLTIDTAAKGGTIDLQVDVQGYFLPSNPGGGFTPQTGRLIDTRSGTGVAANASVAVQVAGVRDGVPSVEGGLSAVAVTLTAVHNGTSGGYAKAWGDGAVEPGASVINYGPSTSIRTTTTILPVGANGKIRIKNASSTKTDFVVDLQGTYNSLPGGPALTNLTGQRRSATTLPFPITDQTSASVDAGTGNLMISTSALSMPGVTSSTQIGVSYNSRSSQLANTNTMAANRWQYALAGAGDLSANASGVVYTDGAGTAWQFTPTGEQGVFQTPAGLQQTLTRVNTSGTNYEYQLKGWTTNQVIHFNLAGQPTSVNDRNGNQVSFNRTDYALTTLVSSAGVTGARTANASYANGVQTFSQTSGSSSRTVSWTKNSDGDIVAYTDALGKQTTFGYTDRDLTSITAPEGGVTSFTYDSGDRVTKIEQANTTAGSPGTAVTRLSYASDTSTLVADPRSDQSVPVAAAKHTAYTVNSNGLVEKAVDAAGREQSREYNPSNNGVSAATTGVSGSAGASTSTGTYGANNKQSLTQVQGASGSSSTSTYSTGANAYRPADSTDSAGNSQQYTYSGVGNQLTTKSGSGDNAATATLKYDDALGFVTEATAPGNDGNPTKYTHDGSTHQLTTITAPTGTSLEPQSFTYDDFGRTKTQTDGRGDTTTTTYDNDDRPLTIVFSDGTQTVTNTYDGNGNRTQQTSAGGTITTTYDQQNRLITTQNSAGGGQVQYGYDLAGNTVSVTDAHGTVTHDYDPANALASTTYPTNSGTAKQLYRIDDHGRRTDTWLAAVANADPTKDPTSWQAHQKLTYDKSGKVTQVQAWANSAAPQPVVDTTYCFLDGVAVGAACTATDGKNDRDQLQWSKDNLTQQTTDYDYTTKNKDGSTATTTRLQKATQAGGAKNTTWTYTYDAAGNRLTATASGDTTSSQTLTFNPIGQITSAGYAYDATGNMTAAPGATFTYNGAQQLISSTKDGKKTTYAYAGADMNRLLSQSTDGGPTYRYTYGTGITSREVVGTGTASVVSDPSTGQPLDFQTNDGATSMWVLDGIGSQAAAITDTGKTAYTTTYDPYGAETVTAGGDSAQWKQNPFGFKGGVRAGDANGLTKFGMRWQTSTTGGWIERDTMDAPLDPSNANRYAYAADDPINGSDPTGRNYTQNTGTFCYYVCLSLGYADDGYGHRIPTQGFGLGAGFSASATSSNSTGSLSEGWTGGFSCTAGAGGVVTGSASSANTSPVPTDYSVGAGLGAGADCGVDFTYTGNLFR from the coding sequence GTGACAGCGGCGAACACGTTGAAGACGATCAAGGTCGCCGGAGTGAACGGACTGCCGACCACCGATCTCGGTGCGGTGAGCTTGATGATCACGATTGGGGACCCGAACGGGCAGGGTCAGGTCACCGGACGTCCGGACGCGAACGATCCGAACACGCTGTTGATGATCTACGGCGCCGGCGTCGGCGGGAACACCTCGAACACGTCGCTGCTCGCAGTCGGCGATGACGGAAACATCCGCATCGCGACAGAAACCGCCCAAGCCCACGTCCAGGTCGACGTGACTGGCTACTACACCAGCACGGAGAACGGTGCTGGTGCGGGCGGGTTCGTCCCGATCAACGGGACTCGCATCGCGAACACCGTGAACGGGACCGGTGTCCGCCAGGGGCAACTGCACGGCGGGGATGCGATCACGTTCCAGGCGGCGGGCGCGAACGGGATCCCCGCCAACGCTGCTGCGGTCGCGGTCAGCATCATCGTGCAGAACTCCGGCGGTGGCGCGGGCTGGGTGCGTCCGTTCCCGACGGACGGCACCAAGGGCACCGGCATGTTGAACTACGTCTCGACGCAGGGAATCTCGACAGCTATGAGCGCGCAGGTCGCAGTCGGCACCGGTGGGAAGCTCACCATCGACACGGCCGCGAAGGGCGGCACGATCGATCTGCAGGTCGACGTGCAGGGGTACTTCCTGCCGAGCAACCCCGGTGGCGGCTTCACCCCACAGACCGGCCGACTCATCGACACCCGCAGCGGCACCGGAGTGGCCGCGAACGCATCGGTCGCGGTGCAGGTCGCCGGAGTGCGCGACGGTGTGCCGAGTGTGGAGGGTGGGCTCTCGGCAGTCGCCGTGACGCTCACCGCGGTGCATAACGGCACCAGTGGCGGGTACGCGAAGGCGTGGGGGGATGGCGCAGTCGAGCCTGGAGCGTCCGTGATCAACTACGGCCCGTCCACCTCGATCCGTACCACGACGACGATCCTCCCTGTCGGGGCGAACGGGAAGATCCGGATCAAGAACGCCTCGAGCACGAAGACGGACTTCGTCGTCGACCTGCAGGGCACGTACAACTCGCTTCCGGGAGGTCCGGCGCTGACGAACTTGACGGGGCAGCGCCGCTCCGCGACGACGCTCCCGTTCCCGATCACGGACCAGACCTCTGCGTCGGTCGATGCCGGCACCGGGAACCTCATGATCAGCACGAGCGCCCTGTCGATGCCGGGGGTGACGTCCTCGACGCAGATCGGGGTGTCCTACAACTCGCGGAGCAGCCAGCTCGCGAACACGAACACGATGGCCGCGAACCGGTGGCAGTACGCGCTCGCTGGCGCGGGAGACCTCTCGGCGAACGCGTCCGGCGTGGTCTACACCGACGGCGCGGGAACGGCGTGGCAGTTCACGCCGACGGGCGAGCAGGGTGTTTTCCAGACTCCCGCCGGTCTGCAGCAGACCCTGACTCGCGTGAACACGTCGGGGACGAATTACGAGTACCAGCTGAAGGGGTGGACCACGAACCAGGTCATCCACTTCAACCTCGCCGGCCAGCCCACGAGCGTCAACGACCGCAACGGCAACCAGGTCAGCTTCAACCGCACCGACTACGCCCTCACAACCCTCGTCTCCAGCGCCGGTGTGACCGGCGCCCGGACGGCGAACGCGTCCTACGCGAACGGCGTGCAGACGTTCTCCCAGACCAGCGGCTCGAGCAGCCGCACGGTGTCATGGACGAAGAACAGCGATGGCGACATCGTCGCCTACACCGACGCGCTCGGGAAGCAGACCACCTTCGGGTACACGGACCGGGACCTGACCTCGATCACCGCACCGGAGGGCGGCGTGACCTCGTTCACCTACGACTCCGGTGACCGGGTCACCAAGATCGAACAGGCAAACACCACCGCCGGCTCGCCCGGCACCGCAGTGACTCGGCTCTCCTACGCCAGTGACACGTCGACGTTGGTCGCAGACCCTCGATCGGATCAGTCCGTGCCGGTCGCCGCCGCGAAGCACACCGCGTACACGGTGAACAGCAACGGCCTCGTCGAGAAGGCAGTCGACGCCGCGGGCCGGGAACAGTCGCGTGAGTACAACCCGAGCAACAACGGTGTCTCCGCAGCAACCACCGGAGTCTCCGGTTCCGCTGGCGCCTCGACCTCGACCGGCACATACGGAGCGAACAACAAGCAGTCGCTGACCCAGGTGCAGGGCGCCTCGGGGTCCTCGAGTACCTCGACGTACAGCACGGGAGCGAACGCGTACCGGCCAGCTGACTCCACCGACAGCGCCGGGAACTCGCAGCAGTACACGTACAGCGGCGTCGGGAATCAGCTGACCACGAAGAGCGGCTCCGGCGACAACGCGGCGACCGCGACGCTGAAGTACGACGACGCTCTCGGCTTCGTCACCGAGGCGACAGCACCCGGCAATGACGGGAACCCGACGAAGTACACCCACGACGGGTCCACGCATCAGCTGACCACGATCACCGCCCCCACCGGGACCTCATTGGAGCCGCAGTCGTTCACGTACGACGACTTCGGCCGGACGAAGACGCAGACCGACGGCCGCGGTGACACCACCACGACCACCTACGACAACGACGACCGTCCCCTCACGATCGTGTTCAGCGATGGCACCCAGACGGTCACGAACACGTACGACGGCAACGGCAACCGCACTCAGCAGACCTCCGCTGGCGGAACGATCACGACCACATACGACCAGCAGAACCGGCTCATCACGACGCAGAACTCAGCAGGCGGCGGGCAGGTGCAGTACGGCTACGACCTCGCCGGCAACACCGTCTCCGTCACGGACGCGCACGGAACCGTGACCCACGACTACGACCCCGCGAACGCCCTCGCCTCGACGACGTACCCGACGAACTCGGGCACCGCGAAGCAGCTGTACCGCATCGACGACCACGGCCGCCGGACCGACACCTGGCTCGCTGCCGTCGCGAACGCTGACCCGACGAAAGACCCGACCTCATGGCAGGCCCACCAGAAGCTGACCTACGACAAGTCCGGCAAGGTCACCCAGGTGCAGGCCTGGGCCAACAGCGCCGCCCCGCAGCCCGTGGTTGACACGACCTACTGCTTCCTCGACGGGGTCGCCGTGGGTGCTGCGTGCACCGCCACGGACGGCAAGAACGACCGTGACCAGCTGCAGTGGTCCAAGGACAACCTCACGCAACAGACGACCGACTACGACTACACGACGAAGAACAAGGACGGCTCCACCGCCACCACCACCCGCCTGCAGAAAGCCACGCAGGCAGGCGGCGCTAAGAACACCACCTGGACATACACGTACGACGCCGCCGGCAACCGCCTCACCGCGACCGCCTCCGGCGACACGACCAGCTCGCAGACGCTCACGTTCAACCCAATCGGGCAGATCACCTCAGCTGGCTACGCCTACGACGCGACCGGCAACATGACCGCCGCGCCCGGAGCGACCTTCACCTACAACGGCGCACAGCAGCTGATCTCGTCCACGAAGGACGGGAAGAAGACCACCTACGCATACGCGGGCGCTGACATGAACCGGCTCCTGTCGCAGAGCACCGACGGCGGACCGACATACCGGTACACCTACGGCACCGGCATCACCTCCCGCGAGGTCGTCGGCACCGGAACCGCGTCAGTCGTCAGCGACCCGTCCACCGGGCAGCCACTCGACTTTCAGACCAATGACGGCGCCACCTCCATGTGGGTTCTCGACGGCATCGGCAGCCAGGCCGCCGCGATCACCGACACCGGCAAGACCGCCTACACCACCACCTATGACCCATACGGTGCCGAGACGGTTACTGCGGGTGGCGACAGCGCTCAGTGGAAGCAGAACCCGTTCGGCTTCAAGGGCGGCGTCCGCGCCGGCGACGCCAACGGCCTCACCAAGTTCGGGATGCGCTGGCAGACCTCCACCACCGGCGGCTGGATCGAACGCGACACCATGGACGCACCCCTCGACCCCAGTAACGCCAACCGCTACGCCTACGCAGCCGACGACCCCATCAACGGCAGCGACCCCACGGGGCGTAACTACACTCAGAACACCGGGACATTCTGTTACTACGTCTGCTTGTCCTTGGGTTACGCAGACGATGGTTACGGACACAGGATTCCGACGCAAGGCTTTGGTCTTGGTGCTGGATTCTCGGCATCGGCCACGAGCTCCAACTCGACCGGCTCCCTCTCGGAAGGCTGGACCGGCGGATTCTCGTGCACAGCTGGAGCCGGCGGCGTCGTCACAGGAAGTGCTTCGAGCGCCAATACGAGCCCGGTGCCGACAGACTATTCTGTAGGCGCGGGGCTCGGAGCGGGAGCTGACTGCGGAGTCGACTTCACATACACAGGAAACCTTTTCAGATGA
- a CDS encoding long-chain fatty acid--CoA ligase — protein MTTNHTAPVARPTRATASVAAILAESAARYPDDVAVIVGDRRTTYAELWSQTLAYAGALRDRGVGEGSRVAMLVPNVEDFPRVYYATLALGAVAVPVHALLKRHEIEYILRDSGATLLVCAAPLLGEGAPGAELAGVDVLTVLAPPASDDGAPVHDRLEGLASSSEPLSTYTPRDPFDTATILYTSGTTGKPKGAEGSHFSLLEQANTNLMTTFDMHRGDVLLGALPLFHTFGQTCTMNTGFRVGATIVMLPKFDGDSALAAMVEYGCEVFMGVPTMYIALLDAATRSEARPHLRYAISGGASLPLAVLERFEKVYDAPIHEGYGLTETSPVATFNHVGVPPRPGTIGTPVWGVDVEIADPEVHDAIVLLPHGSIGELVIRGHNLMNGYLDRPEDTAAAIVDGWFRTGDLGTKDDDGYLTIVDRTKDMIIRNGYNVYPRQVEEVLATHPDVTMAAVFGVPHELHGQEIEAAVVLRSGATATPEELIDFVAGEIAAYKYPRAVHVLDALPLGPSGKVLKRELVDRFGSSTEQTSTVGPAGIEPTTSTV, from the coding sequence ATGACCACCAACCACACCGCACCCGTCGCCCGACCGACCCGGGCGACCGCGTCGGTCGCCGCGATCCTCGCCGAGTCCGCCGCGCGGTACCCCGACGACGTCGCGGTCATCGTCGGCGACCGCCGCACGACGTACGCCGAGCTCTGGTCACAGACGCTCGCCTACGCCGGGGCACTCCGCGACCGAGGCGTGGGCGAGGGATCGCGGGTCGCGATGCTCGTCCCGAACGTCGAGGACTTCCCCCGCGTCTACTACGCCACCCTCGCCCTCGGAGCGGTCGCCGTCCCCGTGCACGCGTTGCTCAAGCGGCACGAGATCGAGTACATCCTCCGGGACAGCGGCGCGACGCTGCTGGTGTGCGCGGCCCCGCTGCTCGGCGAGGGCGCACCCGGTGCGGAACTCGCCGGCGTCGACGTCCTGACGGTCCTCGCACCGCCGGCGTCCGACGACGGGGCTCCGGTCCACGACCGGCTGGAGGGCCTGGCGTCGTCGAGCGAGCCGCTCAGCACCTACACGCCGCGGGACCCGTTCGACACGGCGACGATCCTGTACACGAGCGGGACCACCGGGAAGCCGAAGGGCGCGGAGGGATCGCACTTCTCCCTGCTCGAGCAGGCCAACACGAACCTGATGACGACGTTCGACATGCACCGCGGCGACGTCCTGCTGGGGGCACTGCCGCTGTTCCACACGTTCGGACAGACGTGCACGATGAACACCGGCTTCCGGGTGGGGGCGACGATCGTCATGCTGCCGAAGTTCGACGGCGACTCCGCCCTCGCCGCGATGGTCGAGTACGGCTGCGAGGTCTTCATGGGCGTCCCGACGATGTACATCGCCCTGCTCGACGCCGCCACCCGCTCCGAAGCGCGCCCACACCTGCGCTACGCGATCTCCGGCGGCGCCTCGCTGCCGTTGGCCGTCCTGGAGCGCTTCGAGAAGGTGTACGACGCCCCCATCCACGAGGGGTACGGCCTCACCGAGACCTCCCCGGTCGCGACGTTCAACCACGTCGGCGTCCCACCGCGGCCCGGCACCATCGGGACCCCGGTGTGGGGAGTCGACGTCGAGATCGCCGACCCCGAGGTGCACGACGCGATCGTGCTCCTGCCACACGGCTCGATCGGCGAACTCGTCATCCGCGGACACAACCTGATGAACGGGTACCTCGACCGGCCGGAGGACACCGCAGCGGCGATCGTCGACGGCTGGTTCCGGACCGGAGACCTCGGGACGAAGGACGACGACGGCTACCTGACGATCGTCGACCGGACGAAGGACATGATCATCCGGAACGGCTACAACGTGTACCCGCGGCAGGTGGAAGAGGTCCTCGCCACCCACCCCGACGTCACGATGGCCGCGGTGTTCGGCGTCCCCCACGAGCTGCACGGGCAGGAGATCGAGGCCGCCGTGGTGCTGCGTTCCGGAGCCACCGCGACGCCGGAGGAACTCATCGACTTCGTCGCCGGCGAGATCGCGGCGTACAAGTACCCGCGTGCCGTGCACGTCCTCGACGCGCTGCCCCTCGGTCCGAGCGGGAAAGTGTTGAAGCGGGAGCTCGTCGACCGGTTCGGGTCGAGCACGGAGCAGACGAGCACGGTGGGCCCCGCCGGGATCGAACCCACGACATCCACGGTGTGA
- a CDS encoding SDR family oxidoreductase, with product MSAHLPLHGKTALVTGVSRRRGIGFAVATKLASLGASIVIHHHRPHDLDLPWGGDDLDAVRDGIRAHLTEGARFADVAADLSDPSTIAGVIDTAEELAGGLDVLVCNHAKSGDDGSILDMTPERLSAFWEVNTRATMLLTAEFARRRAPQTEEQRRPGDRITGNGPYAEPQGHVFWMTSGQIHGAMRGEVAYAASKAALAGVTATVAADLLELGIVLNTVNPGPVNTGYMDPETTDRSLEGLDEYLASTPFGRVGRPEDPAELIAWLSTSAGGWVVGQVLTSDGGFSL from the coding sequence ATGTCCGCACACCTGCCCCTGCACGGCAAGACCGCCCTCGTCACCGGTGTCTCCCGACGCCGCGGCATCGGGTTCGCCGTCGCGACGAAGCTCGCCTCGCTCGGCGCGAGCATCGTCATCCACCACCACCGTCCGCACGACCTCGACCTGCCGTGGGGTGGCGACGACCTCGACGCCGTCCGCGACGGGATCCGCGCCCACCTGACCGAGGGTGCACGCTTCGCCGATGTCGCCGCGGACCTGTCGGACCCGTCGACGATCGCCGGTGTGATCGACACGGCCGAAGAGCTCGCAGGCGGGCTCGACGTCCTGGTGTGCAACCACGCCAAGAGCGGGGACGACGGCAGCATCCTCGACATGACCCCGGAACGGCTCAGCGCGTTCTGGGAGGTGAACACCCGGGCGACGATGCTGCTCACCGCCGAGTTCGCCCGCCGTCGGGCTCCGCAGACCGAGGAGCAGCGGCGTCCTGGTGACCGGATCACCGGCAACGGCCCGTACGCCGAGCCGCAGGGTCACGTGTTCTGGATGACGTCCGGGCAGATCCACGGCGCCATGCGCGGCGAGGTCGCCTACGCCGCGAGCAAGGCAGCGCTGGCGGGGGTCACCGCTACCGTCGCCGCCGACCTGCTGGAGCTCGGGATCGTCCTCAACACGGTCAACCCCGGTCCGGTGAACACCGGGTACATGGACCCGGAGACGACGGACCGCTCGCTCGAGGGTCTGGACGAGTACCTGGCGAGCACGCCCTTCGGTCGGGTCGGACGGCCGGAGGACCCGGCTGAGCTCATCGCGTGGCTGTCGACGTCGGCCGGGGGCTGGGTCGTCGGGCAGGTGCTGACGAGCGACGGCGGGTTCTCGCTCTGA
- a CDS encoding NAD-dependent epimerase/dehydratase family protein, with the protein MHVVIAGCGDLGTAAGLRFHQVGHNVVGLRRSPELLPTWIEGRAVDLRHDAPVISADTGVVVVALAAGSRDTETYRATYVDGLRHVLDAVDASGSSPRVVVVSSTAVYGGDGIVTEDIPATGGTETTDVLLEAEDMLRERAPGATLVRLSGIYGPGRTRLIDQVRSGRATVVPEPGRSPMTNRIHRDDAAAALVHLATLDAAPPLVIGTDDEPVRRDEVLRFLAAELGAGPLPEASADVPVTDKRLSNALLKSSGFSFRYPTYREGYRAVIAGDGIRYA; encoded by the coding sequence GTGCACGTCGTCATCGCCGGCTGCGGCGACCTCGGGACCGCCGCCGGACTCCGCTTCCACCAGGTAGGTCACAACGTGGTCGGCCTGCGCCGCAGCCCCGAACTGCTCCCGACGTGGATCGAGGGACGCGCCGTCGACCTGCGGCACGACGCACCGGTCATCAGCGCCGACACCGGAGTCGTGGTCGTCGCACTCGCCGCTGGCAGCAGGGACACCGAGACGTACCGCGCGACCTACGTCGACGGACTCCGGCACGTGCTCGACGCCGTCGACGCGTCCGGCTCCTCGCCACGCGTCGTCGTCGTGTCCTCCACTGCGGTGTACGGCGGCGACGGCATCGTGACCGAGGACATCCCGGCCACTGGAGGCACCGAGACCACCGACGTCCTGCTCGAGGCAGAGGACATGCTCCGCGAGCGGGCGCCCGGCGCGACGCTCGTCCGCCTGTCCGGGATCTACGGGCCCGGGCGCACCCGGTTGATCGACCAGGTGCGATCGGGCAGGGCGACCGTCGTCCCGGAACCGGGGCGCTCGCCGATGACGAACCGGATCCACCGCGACGACGCTGCAGCGGCGCTGGTGCACCTCGCGACGCTCGACGCCGCACCGCCACTAGTCATCGGCACGGACGACGAGCCCGTCCGCCGCGACGAGGTGCTGCGGTTCCTCGCCGCTGAGCTCGGTGCCGGACCCCTGCCCGAGGCGTCCGCCGACGTCCCGGTGACCGACAAGCGCCTGTCGAACGCGCTCCTGAAGTCCTCCGGGTTCTCGTTCCGGTACCCGACCTACCGCGAGGGGTACCGCGCCGTCATCGCCGGCGACGGCATCCGGTACGCCTGA